The Lucilia cuprina isolate Lc7/37 chromosome 5, ASM2204524v1, whole genome shotgun sequence genome includes a window with the following:
- the LOC111681204 gene encoding glycerol-3-phosphate phosphatase — MIQPKNLKNLDKKAFKEWLDSYDTILTDCDAVLWHDDSVIPQVPATINTLQTLGKNIYFVTNNGTKTRHELWLKASQMNYQIDEQHIIAPTYSIAEYLKENLSSNERVYVIGSPALAEELNKLNIKNFGMGEDLVQGIWVDMLEKIKQETGEEKVGAVVVGFDEHFSFAKMLKASNILGSNPDCLFLATNADAVHRYPKFCMPGTGALVMALQTCTGREAKMMGKPNPVICDNLIRMGCMQPKRTLMIGDSAKIDVLFGKNCGFQTLLVGTGNDKWPQVLEFVKNKQTDFIPNYYLESLGDLLEVLQKL, encoded by the exons atgATTCAacccaaaaatttaaaaaatctggaCAAAAAGGCCTTTAAAGAATGGTTGGATTCCTATGATACCATTTTAACAGATTGTGATG CTGTCCTCTGGCATGATGACTCTGTAATACCCCAAGTACCCGCTACCATTAATACTCTACAAACTTTAGGCAAAAATATCTATTTTGTTACCAATAATGGCACTAAAACCCGTCATGAACTATGGCTTAAAGCCTCTCAAATGAATTACCAAATAGATGAGCAACATATTATAGCACCCACCTATTCTATAGCAGaatatcttaaagaaaatttatcctcTAACGAAAGAGTCTATGTGATAGGTAGCCCTGCTTTAGCTGAAGAACTAAacaagttaaatattaaaaattttggaatggGTGAGGATTTAGTGCAAGGTATTTGGGTTGATATGCTGGAGAAGATTAAACAAGAAACAGGAGAAGAAAAAGTTGGTGCTGTTGTAGTAGGTTTTGATGAACATTTTAGTTTTGCCAAAATGTTAAAAGCTTCCAATATATTGGGTTCTAATCCTGACTGTTTGTTTTTGGCTACAAATGCTGATGCTGTACATAGATATCCCAAGTTTTGTATGCCCGGTACAGGGGCTTTGGTAATGGCTCTACAAACTTGCACAGGTCGTGAGGCCAAAATGATGGGTAAACCTAATCCTGTAATATGTGATAATTTGATTAGAATGGGTTGTATGCAGCCTAAGAGGACGCTGATGATAGGTGATAG TGCTAAAATTGATGTTTTATTTGGCAAGAATTGTGGCTTCCAAACGCTTCTGGTGGGCACTGGTAATGATAAATGGCCTCAGGTGctggaatttgttaaaaataaacaaacggaTTTTATACCAAATTATTATTTGGAATCTTTGGGTGATTTATTGGAGGttttacaaaagctttaa
- the LOC111681203 gene encoding glycerol-3-phosphate phosphatase-like, with protein sequence MFSLRTTILSWQIVKNPVKRCCSTNNFRKFKHSFTDLRCLDKKEVQQFFKSLQAIITDADGVLWLNDDPIEGSVDTFNWFQNQHKNCYIVTNNSTRTRQNLQEKACSMGLEVDERQIINTTYCTAKYLEKLNFNKKAYVIGREGMAWELQNLGIKLLPIEEEVMKGSTADLRQNLKLDREVKAVIVGFDEFFGFPKLTKACCYLKDPECLFIAASTDNQGPTPTIMLPGTGCLVKAIETCSNRLATIIGKPNAEFIKPLITKGCLKPATTLMVGDRGSTDMLFGYNCGFFTLFVTSGVDTLQDVRQWQTSENCELHKQIPDFYLPKLGDLKYILTE encoded by the exons atgttttctttaaggACAACAATACTTAGTTggcaaattgttaaaaatcctGTAAAACGTTGTTGTAGCACcaacaattttcgaaaattcaaacATAGTTTTACAGACTTAAGATGTCTGGACAAAAAAGAAGTTCAGCAGTTCTTTAAAAGCTTGCAGGCAATAATAACAGATGCAGATG GAGTTTTATGGCTTAATGATGATCCTATCGAAGGCTCTGTAGATACTTTTAATTGGTTTcaaaatcaacataaaaattgttatattgtcACAAATAATTCAACACGTACTCGCCAGAATTTACAGGAAAAAGCTTGTTCCATGGGTTTAGAGGTAGATGAAAGGCAAATTATTAATACCACCTATTGTACGGCCAAATATTTAGAGAAATTGAATTTCAACAAGAAAGCCTATGTTATAGGCCGAGAGGGTATGGCTTGGGAATTACAAAATTTGGGCATTAAACTTTTGCCCATAGAGGAAGAAGTCATGAAAGGTTCTACAGCAGATTTAAGACAAAATCTTAAACTTGATCGTGAAGTAAAAGCTGTAATAGTGGGTTTTGATGAGTTTTTTGGTTTTCCCAAACTAACAAAAGCCTGTTGCTATCTAAAGGATCCTGAGTGCTTATTTATAGCCGCCAGCACAGATAACCAGGGACCTACTCCTACGATAATGCTGCCTGGTACAGGTTGCTTGGTAAAGGCCATAGAAACTTGTAGCAATCGTTTGGCCACCATTATAGGAAAACCAAATGCGGAATTTATCAAACCTTTAATAACAAAAGGTTGTCTAAAACCTGCCACCACTTTAATGGTAGGCGATAG aGGTTCCACGGATATGTTGTTTGGTTACAATTGTGGTTTCTTTACTTTATTTGTCACCTCCGGCGTAGATACTTTACAAGACGTTCGGCAATGGCAAACATCAGAAAATTGTGAATTACACAAACAAATACCCGATTTTTATCTACCAAAACTGGgagatttaaaatatatattaactgAGTAA
- the LOC111681217 gene encoding glycerol-3-phosphate phosphatase-like: protein MLNKFRPLSSSMFKQTSTNLLEQKADKVTQWLDSFDAVLTDCDGVLWVYGNVIDGSVEVMNRFKELGKKIFFCTNNSTKTRKELLVKAVDMGFNITEDEIISTAHSGAAYLKGLNFNKKVFVIGSEGITKELDAVGIEHNKVGAEPMPGSLAEYISKHLKLDENVGAVMVGFDEHFSFPKMTQAASYLNDPECLFIATNTDERFPMPNMVIPGTGSFVRAIETCAERKALVIGKPNKEICEHLIKDGTIKPERTLMIGDRCNTDILLGYNCGFQTLLVGTGIHQLNDVDSWKNSNDPELLKLIPDVYLPKLGDLLPHM, encoded by the exons atgttaaacaaatttcgacCCCTTAGCAGCAGCATGTTTAAGCAGACGTCTACAAATTTATTGGAACAAAAAGCCGACAAGGTGACCCAATGGTTGGATTCATTTGATGCCGTTCTTACAGATTGCGatg GCGTTCTTTGGGTCTATGGCAATGTAATTGATGGCTCCGTGGAGGTTATGAATCGCTTTAAAGAATTGggcaaaaaaattttcttttgcacCAATAATTCTACCAAGACACGCAAAGAATTACTGGTGAAGGCTGTAGATATGGGCTTCAATATCACAGAAGATGAAATTATCTCCACAGCACACTCGGGAGCTGCCTATTTAAAGGGTcttaactttaacaaaaaagtatttgtcATTGGTTCGGAGGGTATAACAAAAGAACTCGATGCTGTGGGTATAGAACACAATAAGGTGGGTGCTGAACCCATGCCTGGCTCTTTAGCGgaatatatttcaaaacatttgaaattagATGAAAATGTGGGTGCTGTAATGGTGGGTTTCGATGAGCATTTCAGTTTTCCTAAAATGACACAAGCTGCCTCATATCTAAATGATCCAGAGTGTTTGTTTATTGCCACAAACACAGATGAACGTTTTCCTATGCCTAATATGGTGATACCAGGAACGGGTAGCTTTGTTAGGGCCATTGAGACATGTGCAGAGCGCAAAGCTTTAGTTATAGGTAAACCCAATAAAGAGATATGTGAACATCTTATTAAAGATGGCACTATTAAGCCCGAAAGAACCTTAATGATAGGTGACAG ATGTAATACCGACATACTATTGGGCTATAATTGTGGCTTCCAAACTTTGCTGGTGGGTACGGGTATACATCAACTAAATGATGTGGATTCCTGGAAAAATTCCAATGATCCCGAATTGCTTAAACTTATACCAGATGTGTATTTACCTAAACTGGGTGATTTACTGCCTCATAtgtga
- the LOC111681219 gene encoding mediator of RNA polymerase II transcription subunit 19, with the protein MMNNYGNMMMGEQFRKMESNYSPKSSPHGGRSPVVSRQDSSGTLKATISLGKTPTIIQTGPFYSLKEPPGKGELTGDKDLMTEYGLHHTLTKFKDKKVKESLASFLPNLPGIYDGMNNLENSTLRSVIDKPPIVGKELLPLSAVQLAGFRLHPGPLPEQYRALNTTPARKHKNKHKKHKHKDGQQPPETNLMDSSGLETYEKKHKKQKRHEDEKERKKRKKEKKRKKKSHSPEPPSSGGVSPMLGPTGTSTMLGPSGMPMQQGIVGGVAGGGGGSGPGGMMGGNVGGGSGSLQGLSVGGANNPLGSGPGVTTMSGPGGMMMPQQASLF; encoded by the exons ATGATGAACAATTATGGCAATATGATGATGGGCGAACAATTTCGCAAAATGGAATCAAATTATTCACCAAAATCCTCACCACATGGTGGCCGTTCACCCGTAGTCTCGCGACAAGATTCATCGGGTACGCTGAAGGCCACAATATCGCTGGGTAAAACACCCACTATTATACAGACGGGACCATTCTATTCGCTGAAAGAACCACCTGGGAAGGGTGAACTGACAGGGGATAAAGATCTCATGACTGAATATGGTTTGCATCATACGCTGACCAAATTTAAGGATAAAAAAGTCAAAGAATCACTAGCCTCATTTCTGCCGAATCTACCAGGAATCTATGATGGAATGAATAACTTG gAAAATAGTACATTACGTAGTGTTATTGATAAACCACCCATAGTTGGCAAAGAATTGTTACCTTTATCTGCAGTACAATTAGCTGGTTTCAGATTACATCCCGGACCG TTACCGGAGCAATACAGAGCCTTAAATACAACACCCGCacgtaaacataaaaataaacataaaaaacataaacacaaaGATGGACAACAGCCACCAGAAACAAATTTAATGG ATTCTTCCGGCTTGGAAACGTacgaaaagaaacataaaaaacaaaagcgTCATGAAGATGAAAAAGAGcgaaaaaaacgcaaaaaggAAAAGAAACGTAAAAAGAAATCTCACAGTCCTGAACCGCCCTCATCGGGTGGTGTTTCACCCATGTTGGGTCCTACGGGTACTAGTACTATGTTAGGCCCTAGCGGTATGCCTATGCAACAGGGTATTGTGGGGGGTGTGGCCGGCGGTGGTGGCGGCTCTGGGCCAGGCGGTATGATGGGTGGTAATGTAGGCGGAGGCTCTGGTAGTTTACAGGGTCTATCTGTGGGGGGTGCCAATAATCCACTGGGGTCTGGGCCTGGGGTAACAACAATGTCAGGCCCTGGTGGCATGATGATGCCACAACAAGCttctttattttag
- the LOC111681234 gene encoding dihydrolipoyl dehydrogenase, mitochondrial, producing MQCTLRNALSYAIKTPLRSNSAILGALNVRFYSNTHEADLVVIGSGPGGYVAAIKAAQMGMKTVSVEKNPTLGGTCLNVGCIPSKALLNNSHYYHMAHSGDLANRGINVGSVSLDLEKLMGQKANAVKALTGGIAQLFKKNKVTQLTGLGTIVGPNEVKVVKDDGSEETINAKNIMIATGSEVTPFPGITIDEEVIVSSTGALALKQVPEKMIVIGAGVIGLELGSVWSRLGAQVTAVEFMNTIGGVGIDGEVSKTFQKILTKQGFEFKLGTKVMAAERNGNTVTVQVENAKSGEKEELTCDALLVSVGRRPFTEGLGLDNVGIVKDDRGRIPVNNLFQTVVPNIYAIGDCIHGPMLAHKAEDEGIICVEGMNGGHVHIDYNCVPSVVYTHPEVAWVGKSEEALKEEGVEYKVGKFPFLANSRAKTNNETDGFVKVLADKATDRVLGTHIIGPSAGELINEAVLAMEYGAAAEDVARVCHAHPTCAEALREANVAAAFGKPINF from the exons atgcagtGCACGCTACGCAACGCTTTAAGTTATGCCATCAAg ACACCTTTGCGCTCCAATAGTGCTATATTGGGTGCCTTGAATGTACGTTTTTATTCCAACACACACGAAGCCGATTTGGTTGTTATCGGCTCTGGCCCAGGTGGTTATGTAGCTGCCATTAAAGCTGCCCAAATGGGCATGAAG ACTGTCAGTGTTGAAAAGAATCCTACCTTGGGTGGCACCTGCCTCAACGTCGGCTGCATTCCCTCCAAAGCTTTACTCAACAACTCTCATTACTATCATATGGCACATTCTGGTGATTTGGCCAATCGTGGTATCAATGTTGGCAGTGTTAGCTTGGATTTGGAAAAACTTATGGGACAAAAAGCCAATGCTGTCAAAGCTTTAACTGGTGGCATTGCTCAGTTGTTCAAAAAGAACAAGGTAACACAATTGACTGGTTTGGGTACTATTGTAGGACCCAATGAGGTTAAAGTTGTCAAGGATGATGGTTCTGAGGAGACAATTAATGCCAAAAACATAATGATTGCCACTGGCTCTGAAGTCACACCCTTCCCTGGCATTACCATCGATGAGGAAGTGATTGTTTCATCTACAGGTGCTTTGGCTTTGAAACAGGTACCCGAAAAAATGATTGTTATTGGTGCTGGTGTTATTGGTTTGGAATTGGGTTCGGTGTGGTCTCGTTTGGGTGCCCAAGTTACTGCTGTTGAATTCATGAATACCATCGGTGGTGTAGGCATTGATGGTGAAGTCTCAAAAACTTTCCAAAAGATCTTGACCAAACAAGGTTTCGAATTCAAATTGGGCACTAAAGTCATGGCTGCCGAACGTAATGGCAACACTGTCACCGTTCAAGTAGAAAATGCCAAATCTGGTGAAAAGGAAGAACTCACCTGCGATGCTCTTTTGGTTTCTGTTGGTCGTCGTCCCTTCACCGAAGGCTTAGGCTTGGACAATGTTGGCATTGTTAAGGATGATAGAGGTCGCATTCCCGTCAACAATCTCTTCCAAACTGTTGTCCCCAACATCTATGCTATCGGTGATTGTATTCATGGTCCCATGTTGGCTCACAAAGCTGAAGATGAGGGTATTATCTGCGTTGAAGGCATGAATGGTGGTCACGTTCACATTGACTACAACTGTGTACCCTCAGTTGTTTACACTCATCCCGAAGTTGCGTGGGTTGGCAAGTCCGAAGAAGCTTTGAAGGAAGAAGGTGTAGAATACAAAGTAGGCAAATTCCCCTTCTTGGCTAACTCTCGTGCCAAGACCAACAATGAAACCGATGGTTTCGTTAAAGTATTGGCTGATAAGGCTACAGATCGTGTGCTGGGCACACACATCATTGGTCCC TCTGCTGGTGAACTTATCAATGAAGCTGTTTTGGCTATGGAATATGGTGCTGCTGCTGAAGATGTTGCCCGTGTCTGCCATGCCCATcct ACCTGCGCTGAGGCTTTGCGTGAGGCCAACGTAGCTGCCGCCTTTGGCAAACCcattaacttttaa